A genomic segment from Deinococcus yavapaiensis KR-236 encodes:
- a CDS encoding serine hydrolase: MNGELAASFALGVANEATGQPLTPRHLFRIASHSKTFTATAIFQLVENWSRPGRCAWTTPRAAGCRNWRNRPRRT; encoded by the coding sequence GTGAACGGTGAATTGGCGGCCTCGTTCGCGCTGGGCGTGGCGAACGAAGCCACCGGGCAGCCCCTCACGCCACGGCACCTCTTCCGGATCGCCTCACACTCCAAGACCTTCACCGCGACCGCGATCTTCCAACTGGTCGAGAACTGGTCGAGGCCGGGGCGCTGCGCTTGGACGACTCCGCGGGCCGCTGGCTGCCGGAACTGGAGGAATCGCCCGCGGCGGACTTGA
- a CDS encoding serine hydrolase domain-containing protein codes for MDDSAGRWLPELEESPAADLTVRALLGHQSGINRDGADSDYWQQLHDFPDRDALIALCRADAVFPQNQFFKYSNMGYSLLGLIIEAASGQTYEDYVAAHITGPLTLTDLGPELPPEREPELAAGHSGRLAGNDARRVLPSSDTRAMAAATGFYGTAEDVTAYLAAHAPGRAELLTDASKRLMQRKESEISRPVKRWYGLGFIIDEIGGRTVVGHSGGFPGHITQSWLDPESGLAVSVLTNCLGGPATEWATNLIKLIDLAVHAPEKKTADVPGFDLKTYTGRFATDWGAFDVVDLAGRLVSLMPQGDPAFSATELTVVDADTLMPEPQAGFGAVGEPFRFQRTATGDIEWVRQGGGRAWPVAAYRERVGLAPLSPRGRTGERSA; via the coding sequence TTGGACGACTCCGCGGGCCGCTGGCTGCCGGAACTGGAGGAATCGCCCGCGGCGGACTTGACCGTGCGGGCACTGCTGGGGCACCAGTCGGGCATCAACCGCGACGGAGCCGACAGCGACTACTGGCAGCAACTCCACGACTTCCCCGACCGCGACGCTCTGATCGCACTGTGCCGAGCCGACGCCGTGTTCCCACAGAATCAGTTCTTCAAGTACTCGAACATGGGCTACTCGCTGCTGGGCCTGATCATCGAGGCGGCCAGCGGCCAGACGTACGAGGATTACGTGGCGGCGCACATCACAGGGCCGCTCACGCTGACCGACCTGGGACCGGAACTGCCGCCAGAGCGCGAGCCCGAACTGGCGGCCGGGCACAGCGGGCGCTTGGCGGGCAACGATGCCCGGCGGGTGCTGCCCTCGTCGGATACCCGGGCGATGGCGGCCGCCACGGGATTTTACGGAACGGCGGAAGATGTCACGGCCTACCTGGCCGCGCACGCACCGGGCCGCGCCGAGTTGCTCACGGACGCGTCCAAGCGCCTCATGCAACGCAAGGAATCCGAGATCAGCCGACCCGTGAAGCGCTGGTACGGCCTGGGCTTCATCATCGATGAAATCGGGGGGCGCACGGTCGTGGGCCACTCGGGCGGCTTTCCCGGGCACATCACGCAGTCTTGGCTCGACCCGGAATCGGGCTTGGCGGTGTCCGTCCTCACGAACTGCTTGGGCGGCCCCGCGACCGAATGGGCGACGAACCTCATCAAGCTGATCGATCTTGCCGTGCACGCACCGGAGAAGAAGACCGCCGACGTTCCCGGCTTCGACCTGAAAACCTACACGGGTCGCTTCGCCACCGACTGGGGAGCGTTCGACGTGGTCGATCTGGCAGGCCGACTGGTGTCGCTGATGCCACAAGGCGATCCTGCGTTCAGCGCCACTGAATTGACCGTGGTCGACGCCGACACGCTGATGCCCGAACCGCAAGCTGGCTTCGGCGCGGTCGGTGAGCCGTTCCGGTTTCAGCGCACGGCGACCGGCGACATCGAGTGGGTGCGTCAAGGCGGCGGGCGAGCTTGGCCCGTCGCGGCGTACCGGGAGCGAGTGGGCCTCGCTCCGCTGTCTCCCCGCGGACGCACAGGCGAACGTTCCGCCTGA
- a CDS encoding transglutaminase family protein, producing the protein MRAFIRHVTEYRYPAPAWDSFNELRLQPTQDERQSVSNFSLVVTPEAHVEVRTDYFGTIVHHVEVPERHTTLRLEATSLVFTSPDSPPPRVTRATLTSFLRHPSHEHLVEFVSPSPRTTLSADPGEAFGWRPTSQDAELAGELSELTTHLHRRFSYTPGATRVDTPLEAFARTGAGVCQDYAHAMIAVCRSRGIPARYVSGYVHAGEDFVGAAATHAWVECFLPPRWVGFDPTNDVLVGEAHIKIGHGRDYGDVPPVRGVLRGGGQAALEVDVRVRREGAEQ; encoded by the coding sequence ATGCGCGCCTTCATTCGGCACGTCACCGAGTACCGTTACCCGGCGCCCGCGTGGGATTCGTTCAACGAATTGCGCTTGCAGCCCACGCAGGACGAACGGCAGTCCGTCTCGAACTTCTCGCTCGTCGTTACCCCCGAAGCGCACGTCGAGGTGCGCACCGACTACTTCGGCACCATCGTTCATCACGTCGAGGTGCCCGAACGTCACACGACCTTGCGCTTGGAAGCGACGTCGCTCGTCTTCACCTCGCCCGACTCACCGCCGCCGCGTGTCACGCGCGCGACGTTGACCTCGTTCCTTCGGCATCCTTCGCACGAGCATCTCGTCGAGTTCGTGTCGCCCTCGCCGCGCACGACGTTGAGCGCGGATCCCGGCGAGGCGTTCGGCTGGCGTCCCACTTCCCAAGATGCCGAGCTCGCAGGGGAGTTGAGCGAGCTCACGACGCATTTGCATCGCCGCTTTTCGTACACGCCGGGCGCGACGCGGGTCGATACGCCGCTGGAGGCGTTCGCACGAACAGGCGCCGGTGTCTGCCAGGATTACGCGCACGCGATGATCGCCGTGTGCCGCTCGCGAGGGATCCCCGCTCGGTACGTGTCGGGGTACGTGCACGCCGGTGAGGACTTCGTCGGCGCGGCGGCGACGCACGCTTGGGTGGAGTGCTTCTTGCCGCCGCGCTGGGTGGGGTTCGATCCCACGAACGACGTCCTCGTCGGCGAGGCGCACATCAAGATCGGCCACGGACGTGACTACGGTGACGTGCCGCCCGTGCGCGGCGTGCTTCGAGGAGGCGGTCAAGCGGCGTTGGAAGTGGACGTTCGCGTGCGCCGGGAAGGCGCGGAGCAGTAA
- a CDS encoding alpha-E domain-containing protein, with amino-acid sequence MLARVAESLYWIGRYVERAENTARLLDVNYYATLESAGVVEDFWEPLIAISGSMASYQERYGSAGMDGQGVPIWLAFDRANPSSIVSCLSRARENARSLRDRIPSEMWEAINRAYLSLCFDTERVLRTDALHDYCVAVREACQLFFGMAFAALPRDQGWAFLRLGQKLERADNVLRLLQVRTRPSEEDAQEGAQALENHRLMAVLKTASAYEAHRKRYRSRLEPRRVAEFLLLAPDFPRSVRYSAMSLAKSLRDIAAVTEGPEAMRPAVRSLLRDADWLVARLAHVDVRHVIDDASPGLGDLLADVTAIGTAIHRAYFTA; translated from the coding sequence ATGCTCGCGAGGGTCGCGGAGTCGTTGTACTGGATTGGACGGTACGTGGAACGCGCGGAGAACACCGCGCGTCTGCTGGATGTCAATTACTACGCGACGCTCGAAAGCGCGGGCGTCGTCGAGGACTTCTGGGAGCCGCTCATCGCGATCAGCGGTTCGATGGCGAGTTACCAGGAGCGGTACGGCAGCGCGGGCATGGACGGGCAAGGCGTTCCGATTTGGTTGGCGTTCGACCGCGCGAATCCTTCGTCGATCGTTTCGTGCTTGTCGCGCGCGCGAGAGAACGCTCGGTCGTTACGCGACCGCATTCCGAGCGAAATGTGGGAAGCGATCAACCGCGCGTACCTCTCGTTGTGCTTCGACACGGAGCGGGTGTTGCGCACGGACGCGCTACACGATTACTGCGTCGCCGTTCGCGAAGCGTGCCAACTCTTTTTCGGCATGGCCTTCGCGGCGTTGCCGCGCGATCAAGGATGGGCGTTCTTGCGTCTCGGCCAGAAGCTCGAACGGGCCGACAACGTCTTGCGGCTCTTGCAAGTGCGCACCCGCCCGAGCGAGGAGGACGCGCAAGAAGGCGCGCAAGCGCTCGAAAACCACCGGCTCATGGCGGTCCTCAAGACGGCGAGCGCGTACGAAGCGCACCGCAAGCGCTACCGCTCGCGGCTCGAACCGAGGCGGGTCGCGGAGTTCTTGCTGCTCGCCCCGGACTTTCCGCGTTCCGTTCGGTACTCGGCGATGTCCCTGGCAAAGTCGCTGCGAGACATCGCCGCCGTCACAGAAGGACCCGAAGCGATGCGGCCTGCCGTCCGCTCCTTGCTGAGAGACGCCGATTGGCTGGTCGCGCGTTTGGCGCACGTGGACGTCCGGCACGTCATCGACGACGCGTCCCCCGGGCTGGGCGACCTTCTCGCCGACGTCACGGCGATCGGGACGGCCATTCACCGAGCGTACTTCACCGCCTGA
- a CDS encoding circularly permuted type 2 ATP-grasp protein gives MFDGYAASGFYDEMFDAQGVRAHYERIHAYLQGLGRAEFERRRALLDLAFRNQGITFTVYGGLDVDGAGTERTIPFDPVPRVIPADEWAHIERGLTQRVKALNAFLRDVYGRGEILRDGVIPRELVYSSTHFRREVHGVTVPHGLYTHVVGTDLVRNETGEYLVLEDNLRTPSGVSYLLANRVAMTRALPGLFSGARVRPVQHYTTALLELLRSLSPRDVNDPTIVLLTPGMYNSAYFEHAFLAQQMGIELVEGRDLFVEGGRVWMRTTAGRAQVDVIYRRLDDDFLDPLTFREDSLLGVPGLVEVYRKGRVALANAIGTGVADDKAVYAYVPAMIRYYLSETPILNNVETHLGLDKDGLDFMLSNASSLVIKAVGEAGGYGMLIGPAASKDEIERFLKNVRAHPRGYIAQPTIALSRHPTYYPDSGKFEPAHVDLRPYILVGENITIVPGGLTRVALTRGSLVVNSSQGGGSKDTWVLSEPRRERVQRQHQEQEGGH, from the coding sequence ATGTTCGACGGGTACGCGGCGAGCGGTTTTTACGATGAGATGTTCGACGCCCAGGGCGTGCGGGCGCATTACGAACGCATTCACGCGTACCTTCAAGGCCTCGGGCGAGCGGAGTTCGAACGACGACGCGCCCTGTTGGATCTCGCCTTTCGCAATCAAGGCATCACGTTCACGGTGTACGGCGGCCTCGACGTCGACGGCGCCGGAACGGAGCGCACCATTCCCTTCGATCCCGTGCCGCGCGTCATTCCCGCCGACGAGTGGGCGCACATCGAGCGTGGCCTCACGCAACGCGTGAAAGCGCTGAATGCCTTCTTGCGTGACGTGTACGGACGCGGCGAAATCTTGCGGGACGGCGTCATTCCGCGTGAACTCGTGTACAGCTCCACGCACTTTCGACGCGAAGTGCACGGCGTGACCGTCCCGCACGGGTTGTACACGCACGTCGTGGGAACGGACCTCGTGCGCAACGAGACGGGCGAGTACCTCGTGCTCGAAGACAACCTTCGCACGCCGAGCGGCGTTTCGTACCTGCTCGCCAACCGCGTCGCGATGACGCGCGCCTTGCCCGGCTTGTTTTCCGGAGCGCGCGTGCGGCCCGTGCAGCACTACACGACCGCGCTGCTCGAATTGCTGCGTTCGTTGTCGCCGCGTGACGTGAACGACCCGACGATCGTGCTGCTCACGCCGGGCATGTACAACTCCGCGTACTTCGAGCACGCGTTTCTCGCGCAGCAGATGGGCATCGAACTCGTCGAGGGACGCGACTTGTTCGTGGAAGGTGGGCGGGTGTGGATGCGAACGACGGCCGGTCGCGCGCAAGTGGACGTCATCTACCGCCGCCTCGACGACGACTTCCTCGATCCGCTGACGTTTCGTGAGGACTCGTTGCTCGGCGTGCCCGGCCTCGTGGAAGTGTACCGAAAGGGACGCGTGGCGCTCGCGAACGCGATCGGGACGGGCGTCGCCGACGACAAGGCCGTGTACGCGTACGTCCCGGCGATGATTCGCTATTACCTGTCGGAAACGCCGATCCTCAACAACGTCGAGACGCACTTGGGGCTCGACAAGGACGGCCTCGACTTCATGCTTTCGAACGCGTCGAGTCTCGTGATCAAAGCGGTGGGCGAAGCGGGCGGGTACGGCATGCTGATCGGTCCGGCGGCGAGCAAGGACGAGATCGAGCGCTTCTTGAAGAACGTGCGGGCGCATCCGCGCGGTTACATCGCGCAGCCGACGATCGCGTTGTCTCGCCACCCGACGTACTACCCGGACAGCGGGAAGTTCGAGCCCGCGCACGTCGACCTTCGGCCGTACATTCTCGTCGGCGAGAACATCACGATCGTGCCGGGCGGCCTCACACGCGTCGCTTTGACGAGAGGGTCGCTCGTCGTGAACTCGTCGCAAGGCGGCGGAAGCAAGGACACGTGGGTGTTGAGCGAACCGCGTCGTGAACGCGTTCAGCGTCAACACCAAGAGCAAGAAGGAGGGCATTGA
- a CDS encoding transglutaminase-like domain-containing protein, with amino-acid sequence MTSRDDPSGALLVRVGFELTYDVPYVAPLLFLVEPSDGPLQRVMSSRRLLPPDLPLDRFSTYRDAFGNLVWRVLAPTGSFRIGHDLVVRVPTAKDPVLPHLDKPSIEHIPDDAFVYTLPSRYCPSDLFMTMAWDLFGDLRSGWEQVQAICDHLHLRVRYGVGSTASSDALQTYEARVGVCRDFTHMAISFCRALNIPARYVGGYLPDLYIEPNDAPMDFHAWFEAYLGGAWRTFDARHNIPRAGRVKIGVGRDATDVAFSTSYGATRLQSMRVWADEYHDASEQST; translated from the coding sequence ATGACTTCGCGCGACGACCCTTCCGGCGCATTGCTCGTGCGCGTCGGCTTCGAACTCACGTACGACGTGCCGTACGTGGCGCCGCTGCTCTTCCTCGTGGAGCCCAGCGACGGCCCTTTGCAGCGCGTCATGTCATCACGGCGCCTCTTGCCGCCGGACTTGCCGCTCGACCGCTTTTCGACGTACCGCGATGCGTTCGGCAACCTCGTGTGGCGCGTCTTGGCCCCGACGGGGTCATTTCGAATCGGGCACGACCTCGTCGTGCGCGTTCCGACGGCGAAAGATCCCGTGCTGCCGCACCTCGACAAGCCGAGCATCGAGCACATTCCCGACGACGCGTTCGTGTACACCCTGCCCAGCCGATACTGTCCATCCGACTTGTTCATGACGATGGCGTGGGATTTGTTCGGAGATCTTCGCAGCGGCTGGGAGCAAGTGCAAGCCATTTGCGACCACTTGCACCTGCGCGTGCGTTACGGCGTGGGTAGCACGGCGTCCTCGGACGCGCTACAAACGTACGAAGCGCGCGTCGGCGTGTGCCGTGACTTCACGCACATGGCGATCTCGTTTTGCCGTGCGCTCAACATTCCCGCTCGGTACGTCGGAGGCTACCTGCCCGATTTGTACATCGAACCGAACGACGCCCCGATGGACTTCCACGCTTGGTTCGAAGCGTACCTGGGCGGCGCGTGGCGCACCTTCGACGCGCGTCACAACATCCCCAGGGCAGGACGGGTCAAGATCGGCGTGGGCCGTGACGCCACGGACGTCGCGTTCAGCACCTCGTACGGCGCCACGAGACTCCAGTCCATGCGCGTGTGGGCCGACGAGTACCACGACGCTTCGGAGCAAAGCACGTGA
- a CDS encoding transglutaminase family protein, whose product MNAPWPSDVVARAPFSPDVLDHRAIEWPRVRRATLQAFQRFRYVYSAPAYDLSQRLVIRPADDRVDQRVVSFELRVHPRRSTRIERRDVYGNVVVDVDASYVRREARFDVSFVVERLASASRPVASARQAELLAHPTLLTTPSAPMLEVARNLRVRATSPHDLAARISDFVSEHMTYKAGVTTVKTPASDAFDIGAGLCQDYAHVALALCRAAGISARYVSGHMLGEGGSHAWIEVLLPRQDGLFEAIGLDPTNARAPNLSYVVVATGADYADVAPTTGLFRSSKGGVLQYEKRAGPVRVEYEDGTVLER is encoded by the coding sequence GTGAACGCGCCGTGGCCGAGCGACGTCGTTGCTCGCGCGCCGTTCTCGCCCGACGTCCTCGATCACCGCGCGATCGAATGGCCTCGGGTGCGACGCGCGACGCTGCAGGCGTTTCAACGCTTTCGGTACGTGTACTCGGCGCCCGCGTACGACTTGTCGCAACGCCTCGTGATTCGCCCGGCGGACGACCGCGTCGATCAGCGCGTGGTGTCGTTCGAGTTGCGCGTGCATCCCCGGCGCTCGACGCGCATCGAGCGCCGAGACGTGTATGGAAACGTCGTGGTGGACGTCGACGCCTCGTACGTGCGGCGCGAAGCTCGATTCGACGTGAGTTTCGTCGTGGAGCGCCTCGCGAGCGCTTCGCGTCCCGTCGCTTCCGCTCGACAAGCGGAGCTTCTAGCTCATCCGACGCTTCTCACGACGCCGAGCGCGCCCATGCTGGAAGTCGCGCGGAACTTGCGCGTTCGAGCGACCTCACCGCACGATCTCGCGGCCCGTATTTCCGACTTCGTCAGCGAGCACATGACGTACAAAGCGGGCGTCACGACGGTCAAGACGCCCGCTTCAGACGCGTTCGACATTGGCGCGGGCCTGTGCCAGGATTACGCGCACGTCGCACTCGCCTTGTGCCGCGCGGCCGGAATCAGCGCTCGGTACGTGTCGGGTCACATGCTCGGCGAGGGTGGCTCGCACGCGTGGATCGAAGTCCTGCTGCCTCGGCAGGACGGCTTGTTCGAAGCGATAGGACTCGATCCCACGAACGCTCGTGCGCCGAACCTCAGTTACGTCGTCGTGGCGACGGGCGCGGATTACGCGGACGTCGCGCCCACCACGGGCTTGTTTCGAAGCTCGAAGGGCGGCGTGCTGCAGTACGAGAAGCGCGCC